Below is a window of Leishmania panamensis strain MHOM/PA/94/PSC-1 chromosome 30 sequence DNA.
CTCTTCATCCTTCTCCGCGcgggcagccgctgcggctgctctcttctcggcctccgccacgctcgcggcttgctggcgctgctgctcttcttgttcCGCTCTCAACTCCGCAGGGGTAGGGGGCAGCGTGTATGCAATCTCCTCGGTATCACTCtccgcggccgccgcctcagccAGCAGAATCCTGTCTTGTATTTTCTGACTAATTttcttcagctgctcctcgcgctcACGGCGAGtcgcctttttctccttcttcgaCTTTGCCATGCTGATGGAATCGAAAAGCAGCACCAGTAGTGAGAAGGGCCTGATTGCGCATAGACGCGGTGCTAAGCACGCAATGAAGCCAGCCCCTGTATACAGCCGCGTCACACCAGCACCGTCGACGCGTTCCTTCGTTTTAATGGGAAGAGGGCCTGGTGTATGGGCACtggaagaagaaaggaaagagagagggagatgcagCAAGTAAGAACAAGAGAAGCTGAAAACACGTAGCGAGAGACGCAAGCAGCGCAAGGGGACATCTACAGACGTTGTCcgtagaggagagagggtaTGCGGGCAGAGATGCGCTGTGCCTACCACTCCACACACGTCTGCCCATCCTCCCTTCGAGTGGTAGGTATTGAGGACCATAGAGCTAAACACACGCAAACAGCACCCACATCACAGTGCACGAGTATGCATGGGGGTGTGCAGCTCCGCTTCCCCGCTTTTCAGGACGAGATGCTTCAAAGACGGCAGGCACACACCACATTGCCGTCTTGTCGAGAGCGCTAGAGTACTCACAGtcagccgccaccaccacctcctcccctagCGTTAGCAGAGCAACTTCGTTGTTGCCCGCTTGCGAAGGGCGCCAGATACATGCCTGCTACCCCGCGGCGAGAGGTGCTCAGCAGAACATGTCACTCAGTGATTCCCCTTTTCGGAGAGAAGGGCCATGCGTCTCCTCTCGTCTGTTTCTTTGCTACAACAGAGACACGCATGCACGGACAGAGCGCCAAAGAAAAACGGCGAGTGGGCGACTCGTATcgacctcctcttctcctccctccctcgggggagagcgagaaggagtCACACGGcgaagacacgcacagtgcAAAGGACCGGCACAACGGgggcacaagagagagagcgagtgagtgTGGAAGAGAcgggcacacacaacacgAGCGTCGTGCGCACACCATGCGTGGTGGCACGGCGAACGGGGGACATGCGAAGAGACAAGAAAACGAAGAccagagaaaagaaacagcGCGAgatgcgggggggggggggcggcccCGCGTCAAAAAATCGAAaatcaccaccgccgctccttTCACACtactctccctttcgctcttACATGGATGGCCGAGTGGGAGCGTGTTGGTCTTCCACTACTCCTCGCACacgctcgctctcctcgagACCATGCACTGAGTGCGAGGGCAGTGCACAGACGCAGGGAAGGGGACGATGCCGCAAAATGCCAAAGCCCTCCAGTTGGATTGCAACTCCACTCCGTCTGCATGCTGCTGTCCATGTATTGCTGCTTCTTTCGCACTTAATACGTCTGTGCAGACATAAGAGTGATGTTGCTCGTGCCGTCAATGGTCGCCTCACGACTTGTGTTCGCAAAACCCTGCTCGTCGACAAGCTCCGTCATCAGCCCAGCATTGTTGTAGTAGCCCGCTGTGACGTGCGGACCCTTCAAGCGCAGGTTCCCGCGCGTGCCAGCCGCCAGCACCTTGGCGTCGCTGGTGCCACGGTCGCCGACTACCTTGGCCTCTACATGGGGGACCATGCCCTGCGAGCCCTTCTTCAGTGTGCGCCACGTCAGCATGTAGGATGCCTCGATGGGACCGCGGAACACGTACACGTCATCCAGGCTGAGGTCCTTGGCTAGCTTCTTGAGATACTCCTCCGAGACGGGGACCTCGATGCCGTCTTCAAAGATGACGACAGAGCGGAGGTGCTCAAACTGGTCTGTGTCAAAGTTGCCGGCGTGCTTCAGGATGAGGTCGAAGTCCGCCTTTCGTCCCACCAgcgtctccacctcctccacgcagAGCTTCTCGATGCCATTGATCGCGTGATCATCTGTGAACATGTCGGAGTGGATGTGCACGAGCACCGCGCCAGAGGTGAGGGCCGCATACGGAGCGATGATGGCGCCAATCGGATCCGTATGGTGGTTCGGCATCACACCGAAGCGCGTCTCTGCCTTGAACTCCATGAGCTGGCTGAAGAGAAAACCGGCATTCACGCAGTTGCGGTGTGAATACGTGATGTGCAGCTTGTCCTCCATGGCCGGGTTGGGGTCCTCCAGTGCCAGCACTGGATCGTCagggtgcagcagcgccgacagaCGGCGTAAGCGTTGCTCGTAGTACGAGAAGGGGCCCCACACCAGCATCTTCCGCATTGGTGTCACGCCTAGCAAGTTCATGTTGTGGTCCGTGATGACGATCTTCTTGAGGTAGTAAAACTCCTGCGAGTGTACCCATTGAAATTTCTGACCTGGGTAGGAGAGGCCCAGCTCCGGGATGACGTTGTAGATGGTGTCCCAGAAATGCATGTTGCGCTCCACTAGCTCTCCCTGCTTCATCTCAGGCACGCTGATCCACTCACGGGCCACGAGGTGGCGAGGCTGAAACTCGTTCAGATAGAAGCGCAGCTTGTCGGCGCTGATGGCGTTTTGTGGCACGATACAGAGTAGCGCGCCAATCTTGGCGcacgcgagctgcagcacgaagGTCTCGCAGTTGCACGGCTGGATTGCAAGCACGCGATCACCAGGCCGCACACCAGTCTGCAGCAGACCATGCGCCAGAGCCTCACTATTCTTGCGAATGTCGGCAAAGGCCCAGCGGACTGCCTGGTGCTCAATGCGGAGGAAGTCCTTGTAGTACATCTTACGAGACTGGATGTTGACGTAGTAGCCTATCAGCTGATCCAACACTGGGGTACCAGACGTACTCTTCACCTCCGAGTAGGCAGGCATGTAGGGACCtgaagaagcagcggtggcggccacgGAGGCTGACTTGGGGATGGTGCCCGAGGAAGTCACACCGTGGTTGAAGcggacggtggcggcggcacttcCCGCTAGCGGAAGAGAAATCCGGCGGAACATGTCGGGAGTACCAGCCACCGAAGGAAGTGAGGTAAATGACCAAGAAAACGAAGACGTTAAGGGGATGCACTAGAGGGTTGctgacacagagagagaacccATGACTCACTCAACTGCCTGTGCGCGTCAGTGCGGATGCTGCGACTCCGAACCGCAGCCTTCGCGctcacacaagcacacaagcactacaaggtgaaggagagaaacaaagcCTGAGGTGAGAGAAAGACCAAGTTCTTACCCACAGAGCCTTTCCTCGGAGATGAGAATGCCCAATCCTGTGCCAGTTGGGAAGGAGGTGTGCTAAGCGACTAGCAAGAGACAAAAGAGATGAGAcgggtgggagggagagagacgtacgtgtgtgtgtgtgtgtgtgttcggcTGCTTGTTTctacaaagagagaagcgaagtgCTGTCGGGCAGACAGGAAGACAGATGATGAGGGTGGCTCTTCACTACTACTGTGGGCACCCACCCAATGCgggcggaggaagaggagcaacaGGGATGGACAAGAGGCAGAGatgcagaagcagcagtagaGCGGGAAACTGCACCGATGGTGACATGGGAAAGCAACCAGATGGCCTGACGCACCCACACTGCTGATCAAGGCAAAGGGGAGAAAGCCGATGCCTGTGCCTACACTAAGCACAGGCATCGGCCGAGGTCacagaaacaaagagaggtAAACCGCCTCCGCAGCTCACGAGGTAGAGGGGGGAAAATGGAGAAGTGGGAAGAAGACAtcgcacagctgcgcacggcaagctgcggcgatggcgtcgaTCATCACACATCCACGTAGGGAAGGGGGAACAGTACACGGAAGCAACTGGTTGGCTGGTGTTGCACCGCTGTAACTCAGAAAaggtaggagagagagagagagagagcaataGGAATGGCAAAACGATAGAAAAAAGAGGGCGAGAAGAAGTGACACATGTTTGCGCAATGAGGTGCGACCTGAGACTTAGCGCGCATGGATCCACATGGCTGAAGCCAGAAGGGGTTCGGTTATGGTGCGCATCAGCCTTCAGGAAAAAGAGTAATTAGGAAACAGCAccagaagagaaaggagcagagaagggaaaagaacacacacacacacacacacgcaggtcATGCATCATGCCGCCTCGACATCGCTCGTACTCTCTTCCTTTACTCGGACCCGGTCCGGATGATCTCGAGCAGACTGTTCACCTGGTTTTCCTTCAAGGCATTGCGGCAGCTAGCAATCAGCTGTGCACGTGCCGGGCCGATGCgcaccatcgctgcctgctggaTGCACCTGTTAACCTCCTTCAAGGCCAGCTTGAGCTCTTCGTAGTTGTTGGTCCGCTTTGCATTCTCACTAAGCAGTTCCTGATCAACGTCGTACAGTGCTGAGTATGATTTCTTCATGGAGGTCATGTCTCCCAGCAGCCGTGCGTCCTCGGCACGCCCGAGCAGCGTCTTCACGATGGCAGCCGCATCCGCCATTTCGGTCGTGAGTTTCATCCGCACCTCATTGAATTCGGCCACCCTGGCGAAGATCGCACGTAGCCGCTCCAGCTCGAGGGGCATCTCGCACCGAACCGCCACCGGGTCCGCCTTCTCGTCCGCCCAACCACCCTTCAAGTCCTCCACGAAGGCGCTGATAACCGCCCCACATGGCGCCAAGTGGTCAGACCACAGCGTAATTGCGTTGAAGGCCGCACCAGACGCGGTAGCATTGCGAACCTCGATGCCGAAGCTGCTGCCATCGCGCACGTGAATAAGCTCCAAGTGAAGCACTGGGTCAGTCGGCTCTTTAGCGTCGAAGAGCGCGATATCGCCCGGTAGGCAGAAGGACTGCCGCAGCCATGCCTCAATTACATCGAGATGGAGCAACGCGCGCCACTGCAGTGACACGCACCCGTTGGGTTTCTGGTAGGTGACGGGCGCTCCCTGTCGCTGGCGTAGCTGCTCTGGCGGAATCCTGTAGGGTAGCTGGTACATCACGAAGCGGGGAACCTGGATGGTCACCTCATGTATCTGATAGTTGTCGCCAAATGGTGGGCCCACAGCCACCGAGGCGCTGACAATTAGCGGAACGTCATCGGGGTGGGCAAAGCAGCACGTAAGCGTGGTACTAGGCTCCGCATTCACAAAGGCTATGGTATCCTGATCTGCCGCGGTGGCCCATATGTCGCACTGCAAGAAACAGCTATGCACGACGACGTCCCCGCGCTTCGCCGCAGGCCCAGTCAGCTCCACAAGCACCTCCACAAACTTTGTTGCAAGATTAgccgagcagcaacagcgtaCCTCCACCCCCGACTCTGGCATCGTCGTGTCCCGCTCCCCGGCGACCTTGCGAGTCAGCTGTTCCTCGAGACTGGCAAGCTGCgcggccagctgctgcttttcgTGCACAAGCGCCTCCAAGACCTGCAGCTGACGCACTTCAGCAGCCTCGTCCTTGCGCGTCTCGAGCAGCGTCAATCCACGAACGGTGCCGTCCACAGTGCAGATGAtaggcagcggcacgccatCTTGCCGATAGTCTTCCGAAAGAACTGCGGCCACAGCACTGGAGTAGGTATCGCGGAAAAGCACGCTACCGCCCTTCTCCAGCCCGTTGCCGCCACGATCCGTGCGCACCTCAACCCGCCCGTTGCTCCACCCAATCACCAACTCCGccacgccgtcgccgtccaCATCGCAGAAGGCGGCAGACACCGGTACCGATTTGCCCCTCACTCGCCACACGCGCTCACCGCGCTCGTACATGCCGACAGTGCCGTTCTCTAGCAGGTAGGCATACCGGCCAACGCTgtcagccgcggcagcctccGCGTCTGAGGCCTGTGACGGCCGCCACAGGGGCACGAGCTTCTGCACTCGATCCACTTCGTGCACCGTCGCGatcgcctcctcgccatcgtacacgcgcacctcGAAATCATCAGAAGCCACGAGCAGCGACAGGGGAGCAGAGATCGAATCTGGTACTGAGGTCCACGGCATGAGGGTCATAGACGTCACCTGGTCACCTGTCACTGTCCAGTATCGCTCGGCGCCAAAACGGTCGAAGCCGAATATGCTGCAGTTGCCACCAACGAcagccagcggcggcgcttctcCAGAGACGCTACTCGGCTTCATCACAGTgccgcacaccaccgcctggACCCCGTCCTCCACGTCTTTATAGAAGACCTGCTTGTTCTGCTCCACATCGTATGCCAGTAGACTGGTAGCGGCGCCGAAAAGAAGCACATCATACGTGGCAGCGATATCAGTGCTCCCGGCGCTGTAGAGCTGTCcggctgccagcgctgtgGGGGCCTTCCCAAAGTTCAGTGTCTGAATGGCAGACTCATCCTCCAACCCAAACGTGGCACCGACACtcgcgtgtgcctctcctcGCTTAGCGGAGCGCTTGGCTTTCGCGGTGTTGGTGTTGTTATTGTGCAGAAGAACACGctgaccgctgctgccgaaggCCAGTGACACGGCTGAGGCTGGTGGATGTACGGCTAGTATCTGTGCAGCTAAAGTAGCCTCAcgggcagcggcactgcgcaGAAATCGTCCTGCCGTGACGCGGTCCGGTAGAATGGTGGCGCCGATATTGAGCTCAAAGGCGGTGTCGAGCCGAATACTGTTGTTTGTCTCGCTGATGGCTAACATCCTGTGGCGAAGAAATCAAAATcgaaggtggagaagaaaaaaaaagaagaaaccTAACAACTGAagcacgaagaggaggaaaaagaacaACGAGAGGGATcgaagggaaggagagagggagagagacgccccatgcgtggagaggaaagagagagaccggTGTTGGCTCGCCCACCTCGCTGTTTGCCGTTTCTTCTATTTCTTCAGATTCAAGGTGAAGGTGAAGTGTGAGGGATGGAATAGACAGAAAGAAGAGTGCGAAGCACCAGAAGACTCTCGGTGGTAATTGCACACGTCTGCCCTCGAGTCAGAAGAGCGCACAAGCAAGCGCGCCTTCCAGGTCTCCTTCCCTTACTCCTATTGAAGTACTGAACAAaccgtgtgggtgtgtgtgtgggtgtctttGAAACAGAGAGGCCACACCAGCAGTGCGTAGTGCTGTTGTGATGACAGAGAAGAATGTAGCGCTCCGTTCTCTACGCTCTTAAGTGCGCCGGACGTGGGCGTTTCTGCAGCGCCCACTCTCCTGTTGCTCTTCGCCGTCCCCCTCGCAGAGCGGCGCCTCAAAGCACTTGAAGATGCGATAGCGTGTCTTCTAGTCGCCCTTCCTCAGGGCCGATGATGTCACACAATTTGTGAGGCATGTACAGCGCGAGGAGAGACGCAAAGAGCGTGTGGCAGTGTGCCTGCCAAGAGAACGtaaaaatatatatatataactGAGCTGCAAGACGCGAGAGCGCAGGCATACAAAGACGACAGCGCCTTCGTGATGTCGAAGAGGGTTGCACGAAAGTAGACACGGCAAGGGAGAAGGTAAAAGAGAGTagcaagagaaacgaagagagaaagcgcgtCGTGCTTCATTCGAGTGTCCATGgcgctcctccgccacctctcGCTAGGGCTGCAGCAAAAACTTCCGGatgctcctctcctcaccaAAGTGCTCACAGCGGACTCGCCGTCGTTCACAACGGGTGGGGCACTCTGCGTGAAGTCCATCATGTTAGACATGGCGATGCAAACGTGCgtgagaggaaaaggagaagacatGTAGTCAGCAGGCGCGCAGGCCTATATGCTCCAGTAAGGGACGCACAGAAGTACGGCAGGGCTGCCCTACACCAGCCTTTCTTTCCCGAAGCCGAGACATTGTCGGCTCTGGAGTCGATTGCCAGCTACAAACCACACCATACTCGCGCTCACAATTAGTGCAGTAATGACGGCGTGATTAGCTGCTTCGTTGATTGTcgctatttttttttgtcttcccTGATGCTGTATGTCTGGGAGTGGGCATTGCAGATAAGGAGTGATGGTACTCATACACGCTCACACGGCGAGCTGGTAGGGAAACAAAGGAGGAAacgaaacaaagaagaggaagaaataCGCAGAGCAATGAAAAAAAGacgggaaaagagagggggacacAAACACCACGAGAGAAACACAAACaccgcgagagagagacgcagacacGCCGTCATGAAAGGGGGAAACAAACAAGCGAATCAAGGACAGTGGGGTTGTGAGCAACAGATGCCCGCTAATATCATCGTACTGCTGCGACTGATATGGCGGGCTGGTGCCACTTTCTGTGTGTTTGATGTCTGCGAGTACGTCTCTGCCCGTGCGCTTTTCCTttggtgggtgggagggaaCCAGGGGGCattgccctctcctctcggGTGGACTTAGAAGCCTCTTTCCAGGTCCCTCACACCCTCACCAGAGTTGCCTGCGATTGAGCGCCATCCTTTGCTGTTTGCGTGTGATATACGTTTTCTTTAgcgcttctcttcgctttgcATACACTTTCACACATAGGCAACAGTGCCACCACTTCCGACAGCGCCCATCAGGACGCACGCGCAAAGATGATGCGAGCGATGTGCGGAAAGGGCAGGCGAGTACATATGACGGTGAGGAAACGTTTGGTGTTTTTTCGAGTTTCCTTCGTATCCAAAAAGAGTGCGAATTgtgagggagaaagagcgcgcgagtagggggtggggtggggtgggtgggtgggtagagaGGGGT
It encodes the following:
- a CDS encoding hypothetical protein (TriTrypDB/GeneDB-style sysID: LpmP.30.0610); amino-acid sequence: MKPSSVSGEAPPLAVVGGNCSIFGFDRFGAERYWTVTGDQVTSMTLMPWTSVPDSISAPLSLLVASDDFEVRVYDGEEAIATVHEVDRVQKLVPLWRPSQASDAEAAAADSVGRYAYLLENGTVGMYERGERVWRVRGKSVPVSAAFCDVDGDGVAELVIGWSNGRVEVRTDRGGNGLEKGGSVLFRDTYSSAVAAVLSEDYRQDGVPLPIICTVDGTVRGLTLLETRKDEAAEVRQLQVLEALVHEKQQLAAQLASLEEQLTRKVAGERDTTMPESGVEVRCCCSANLATKFVEVLVELTGPAAKRGDVVVHSCFLQCDIWATAADQDTIAFVNAEPSTTLTCCFAHPDDVPLIVSASVAVGPPFGDNYQIHEVTIQVPRFVMYQLPYRIPPEQLRQRQGAPVTYQKPNGCVSLQWRALLHLDVIEAWLRQSFCLPGDIALFDAKEPTDPVLHLELIHVRDGSSFGIEVRNATASGAAFNAITLWSDHLAPCGAVISAFVEDLKGGWADEKADPVAVRCEMPLELERLRAIFARVAEFNEVRMKLTTEMADAAAIVKTLLGRAEDARLLGDMTSMKKSYSALYDVDQELLSENAKRTNNYEELKLALKEVNRCIQQAAMVRIGPARAQLIASCRNALKENQVNSLLEIIRTGSE
- a CDS encoding hypothetical protein (TriTrypDB/GeneDB-style sysID: LpmP.30.0600) — protein: MPAYSEVKSTSGTPVLDQLIGYYVNIQSRKMYYKDFLRIEHQAVRWAFADIRKNSEALAHGLLQTGVRPGDRVLAIQPCNCETFVLQLACAKIGALLCIVPQNAISADKLRFYLNEFQPRHLVAREWISVPEMKQGELVERNMHFWDTIYNVIPELGLSYPGQKFQWVHSQEFYYLKKIVITDHNMNLLGVTPMRKMLVWGPFSYYEQRLRRLSALLHPDDPVLALEDPNPAMEDKLHITYSHRNCVNAGFLFSQLMEFKAETRFGVMPNHHTDPIGAIIAPYAALTSGAVLVHIHSDMFTDDHAINGIEKLCVEEVETLVGRKADFDLILKHAGNFDTDQFEHLRSVVIFEDGIEVPVSEEYLKKLAKDLSLDDVYVFRGPIEASYMLTWRTLKKGSQGMVPHVEAKVVGDRGTSDAKVLAAGTRGNLRLKGPHVTAGYYNNAGLMTELVDEQGFANTSREATIDGTSNITLMSAQTY